The genomic interval GAACATCATGACCCTGGGCGGGCTGGCCCTGGGCGTGGGCATGTTGATTGACAACACCATCGTCATGCTGGAGAACGTCACCCGGCATCGGCGCGAGTCCCCCGACAAGCCACCGGAGGAGGTCGCCACCGAGGCCGCGGGCGAGGTGACCAGTGCCATCGTGGCTTCCACCAGCACGAATCTTTCGGCGGTGCTCCCGTTCCTGTTCGTCAGCGGCCTCATTGGGCTGTTGTTTCGCGAACTGATCTTCACCATCTCGGCGGCCATCGTGGCCTCGCTGGTGGTGGCCCTGACCCTGGTTCCCACCCTGGCGGCGCGTATGCGCGACGAGAAGAGCGGGCGGCTGACGCTCCGGGTGAACCGGGCCATGATCGTGCTTCAGGGTTTCTACGGACGTCAGCTCGAACGGGTTCTGCATGCGCCCGGTCGCTGGTTGTTGCTGGCGGCATTGGCGCTGGGGCTGACCGCACCGGTGTTTCTGTCGGATCGACAGGAATTCCTGCCCAAACTCGACGACGGCAGTATCAGCATCAATATCCTCACCGATCCGGGAACCTCACTGGACAGTATGGATGCCAGCGTGGCGCAGTTGGAGAAACTGGCATGGTCCCTGGGCGACGTACAAAGCATCTATACACTCGTGGGCGGGCGCATCTTCGGTCGCACGGAACGGGAAACCCCGAACAGCAGCCACCTGCAGGTACAACTGGTTCCCGTGAGCCGTCGGAGCATCAGCTCGGCGCAATGGGTGGACAAATTCTATCGCGCCATGGGCAAGGCGCAGGTGGCGGGGATGACGGTACGCGCACGTACACGCGGAATCCGCGGCCTGCGTACCAGTAGCGGAGAGGACGAGGTCGACGTCATCGTGCAGGGTCCGGACCTTCAGACCCTGTCGCAAATCGGCAATGCCGTTGTCGAGCGCCTGCAAGGGGTTCCCGGTCTGCGCAATCTGAAGAGTTCGGCCGAAGAAAAACAGCAGGAGTTCGCCGTCCAAATCGACCGCCAGCGCGCCGCCGAGCTGGGGATCGACGTCACGGACATCGGCCGGGCCCTGCGGATTGCCCTGGATGGTATCGTGGTCAGCGATTTCATCGATCGCGACCATTCCTATGATATCCGCGTGCGCCTGCCGGCTGCCGACGTAACCAGCCCCCGCTCCCTTGGGGGGCTGCTGCTGTTCGGGGAACGCGCCGGTCGCCGCGCGGTGTACCTGCACGACGTTGCCAAGGTGCGATTGGTCTCGGTACCGGCGGAGATCGAACGCTACAGCCAGCGGCGCATGGTCCAGATCAGTGCCTCCCTGACCGAGGACCGGGCCCTGGGCGCGGTCATGCACGACGTGCGCGGGCGCCTTGCCGATTTCTCGCTGCCCAAGGGGTACATCCTGTTCTACGGCGGCGCCGACGAGGCCCTGACCAAAGGTCGTGTGCTGACGTCGGTGTTGGTTGGTCTTGCCCTGTTTCTCGTGTTCGTGGCCATGGCGGTGCAGTACGAATCCTTGCGCAACCCCACGGTGATCATCCTGTGCGTGCCCTTTACCCTGATCGGCGTATCCATTCCGTTGCTGATCAGCCGATTACCATTTCTCACGCCCATGCCCCTGTCCATGCCCATCTGGCTCGGCATCATCATGCTGGTGGGGATCGTCGTGAACAACGCCATCATTCTGGTGGAGTACATCGAGATCATGCGTCGGCGTGGCCGTGCCGTTCGCGATGCCATCCGCGAGGCCGCGCGCCTGCGCCTGCGGCCGATCCTGATGACCACCCTGACCACGGTCATCGGCATGCTGCCCCTGGCCCTGGGAATCGGCTCCGGCTCGGAAATGCTGCAGCCCCTGGCCCTGTCCATCGTTTTCGGCCTGTCTTTTTCCACCCTGGTCAGCCTGATGCTGGTTCCGGCCATGTATTTGCTGGTGGCCGGGCGCGGGGAAGCCCGATCCGGGGCCGCCGGGTGAACCCGGCCCGGGAATGGAATAAAATCCCGGCCGCCGTGGTCTAATTGAAAGTTCGGCGCCCTAACGCCCACACACCCGCCCGGCGGGTCAGAAGCAAGCACAGCAATATACCTACTACATATGAGGAGATCCCAGGTGATTGATTTGAAACGTAGAGCGTTCCTGCGGGCGACCGCGGCGAGCGGCGCCATGGCCGTCGCTGCCAGCGCCGGCCTGCTGCACCCCACCCGCGTCCTGGCCGCTGAATCCTGGCCGGCAGGCGCCTTTAATGCGAAGAAGCGCGATGCGGCGCTGCAGGCCCTGTTCGGGACCAGTGCCACCAGTTCCAGCGACAAGGTCATGATTACCGCCAATGCCCAGGCGGAGGACGGTGCTTCCGTTCCGGTCGCGGTCACGAGCGACATGCCCAACGTGGAGGACATCGCCATCCTGGTGCTGGAGAACACCCAGCCTTTGGTGACCCGTTGCCGTATCGGCGCGACCGGGGCGGCCTACTACCGCGCGAACATCAAGATGGCCAAGACCTCGGACGTGGAGTTCGTGGTCAAGGCCGGCGGCAAGCTCTATACGGCGACCAAGAAGATCAAGGTCACGGCCGGCGGTTGCGGCGGTTAGGCCCACACCCGAAACGAATTGGAGAGAAAAAGTTATGGCTAACAATCATGCGATAAAGATGCGGGTGCGAGACCTGGGCGACA from Acidiferrobacteraceae bacterium carries:
- a CDS encoding efflux RND transporter permease subunit, whose amino-acid sequence is NIMTLGGLALGVGMLIDNTIVMLENVTRHRRESPDKPPEEVATEAAGEVTSAIVASTSTNLSAVLPFLFVSGLIGLLFRELIFTISAAIVASLVVALTLVPTLAARMRDEKSGRLTLRVNRAMIVLQGFYGRQLERVLHAPGRWLLLAALALGLTAPVFLSDRQEFLPKLDDGSISINILTDPGTSLDSMDASVAQLEKLAWSLGDVQSIYTLVGGRIFGRTERETPNSSHLQVQLVPVSRRSISSAQWVDKFYRAMGKAQVAGMTVRARTRGIRGLRTSSGEDEVDVIVQGPDLQTLSQIGNAVVERLQGVPGLRNLKSSAEEKQQEFAVQIDRQRAAELGIDVTDIGRALRIALDGIVVSDFIDRDHSYDIRVRLPAADVTSPRSLGGLLLFGERAGRRAVYLHDVAKVRLVSVPAEIERYSQRRMVQISASLTEDRALGAVMHDVRGRLADFSLPKGYILFYGGADEALTKGRVLTSVLVGLALFLVFVAMAVQYESLRNPTVIILCVPFTLIGVSIPLLISRLPFLTPMPLSMPIWLGIIMLVGIVVNNAIILVEYIEIMRRRGRAVRDAIREAARLRLRPILMTTLTTVIGMLPLALGIGSGSEMLQPLALSIVFGLSFSTLVSLMLVPAMYLLVAGRGEARSGAAG
- the soxY gene encoding thiosulfate oxidation carrier protein SoxY, which produces MIDLKRRAFLRATAASGAMAVAASAGLLHPTRVLAAESWPAGAFNAKKRDAALQALFGTSATSSSDKVMITANAQAEDGASVPVAVTSDMPNVEDIAILVLENTQPLVTRCRIGATGAAYYRANIKMAKTSDVEFVVKAGGKLYTATKKIKVTAGGCGG